TTGCAAAAGTTATAGAAAAGCTAAAGCATCAGTTGTCATTTTTTCCAATACCAAAGCCACGAACATGAGCCTTTCTGTTAATATATCACATCTGATGTCATTTAAGACAACTTTCAATCATCGCCCGCATGTTACAgtaacaaaaactaacaaaacgTTTTGTGGACATTCATATTTAAGTGGAAATGAGGCCTGAAAGAAACAATAGGTATCACTACTTCATAAATTCCTGGGCTTCAGCCATCTTTAGATACCAAAAAATACAGTTCTGCAAATTCACCACAGACTTCTAAATAAAGATTTCAACAAAAATTCAAACCAAAATGTCAAAGGCACCCCCTCCAAGTTGAATAACTATAAATTACTATGCTGACAATTGTGTCTCTTTTTAAACAGCTGGACTGAGAACAAATATATAAACGTATATAAAAGTGCAACAAAGGTGCAGTTAAGCTAAATgcttaatttttaatgttttgtttctccCAAGACACAGCGAAACCCATTCACTTTCTTTccaaaagttaaatgaaaagttATGAAACCACCTTTATATCCTCCCACTGAACCTGCAGCCAACATGTAAAGccaaactgttttttgtttttgccttttcaAACAAAAGATCGTTTTCTCAATCGTTCCTTTTTCTGCTCTTAAAAGTAGTGCTGAGTGCTTCGTCAGTGTGCCATGTCATCTTTCTGTCATCACATTGACATGATGTATAAAACAACCAATAAGCTGCGATTCAAATCTCAGCGACACAAAGCTAATGAAGCCACCAAACATCAGTTTACAATAACAGAGTCAATATATTTGGTCCTCCCAAGGCCTCTTTATCAGCTTTTGGTCCAGTCTGTGAGGAGCAAACATAATTGCACTTTGGGGATGGAAAGGACACTTAAAACTTGTGTGAATGTGCACAAGAAAAAGCCTGAAACACAAAAGTGTGCATGTGATGAGTGTTGTTATCCAGTTAACAGGATTTGTCTCCACAGCCTGGGTTTTGACCAAATAAACTCAAAAAAGGAATCATAATGAAACCCTTCCCTCCATTACACCAGAAAGCATTTGCTACATATTTTCTCTAAATATTGAAATCCCCAAACCTCCAAAAAGCATGAGATATAATACATACTAATTACACTTCAACTCTGTACTACACACAGAAATCTCCTTCAAGGTGTCGGCAGAAAAATTTCATCCCAccgaaaatatatttatttactcactATCTTCAAAAAACTCAAATTAATTTTGATGTAAATCTGAAGACTTGCTCTGAGCATTGATCCTTCTTCTGTGCTCCTCTCAGTGAGTGACCATAACTCACTGGATCTGTTGTCTATGTCGACACTGCCACTCAGGAACCGTAGTGATCCTGAAATGAATTAAAGACAGGTGCATTTTAAAAGAACCTGTATTTAAAACCATGCAGATATACATGATGTTGATTCATTAGCTGTTTAAAGGTGAATTAAAGACATTTTGGACCAACCTGAATTGAGTTAACTACACCACTCGCCATGACTGATAGTTTCCCTGCGACCGAGCGCACGCCATGTTTAAGCTGTGACATGTCAGGAGCACTGGGCAGCATGTTGGTCAGACGGTATGAGCCCCCTGCAAAGGTGAAGCAGTCAAGCAGACAGGTGGTTATGTGCAGCTAAAATCCAAATTTTCAAGACTGATGAAAGACCTAAAATATCTGGGATAGCAATGTTTGGTTATGTTGCATTAGGTGAAAATGAACCAGCGTTTCTCAATCCCTGACCTACATGAGGGCTACTGAACTTGGTCCtacaagggctgcagtcctgcagcctttaatgtttccctgctccaacacacctgactcaagttATATAGATCTACACCAGTggagttctgcacaatgactcattcatttgagtcaggtgtgttggagcagggaaacatttaaaaatctgcaggactgtAGCACTCATAGGACCAAATTTAACAGCCCTGTTTTCTATGCTTCcaactccaacacacctgattaagaTGAACTGGACCATTTGTTAAGCTCTTTGCTTGCTAGCTttttaacgagccattcatttcagtcaggtgtgtggaaacatctaaaacctgcagaacctcagtcctgaggaccaggactgagaaacactgttaTAAACAAATCATATAAatctaactaaataaattacatgctcggttctgtttttaaaaggcCAGTATGAAGCCGTTGTGTCCTACCGGTCTGTTTCTTGGGATCATCAAACAGGTCTGCTGAGCTTATTGCTGCGTTCCCAGCAAGTCTCTCCAGTCGGGTTTTGGCTTCGTACTAAAGTTCAAACATATTTACAGACTGAGTGCAAACACTTccatcaaatagaaaaaaaacacttaaaaatgacaaaaaaaaagaaaatctgtactGGTACATATTTAACTATCTACCTCCAGCATCACTACCATTGTTGTATTTCAGTAATTAGAGTTTTTATGAAggtaaaatacaacatttaaccCTTAGATTAAACATCCCACCATATATTAGTTAACTCTTATAACATAACATACAAAGCGTGGGGCACTATGTGTATTATATTTATGTGTACCATGTACTGTGTCTGCATACCTCTGTGCTGTCTTGTTTTCCAAAGTACATGTCAGACGAGATGGCTTTGACATCATCTCCAAACTTTTTCCGAGCTTCTCCTGAATCTGAGACTGGTAAAGGTTCAGCTTTCCTCCTGGCTACAGACCTGATGCAGAAAATGATCATAAATTCTGCTGTAAGAACAGGAATAgttgcaacattaaacagaaTCTGCACATCTTCACTTAGAAGACGACAGGAGAGCCGTCAGAAAGAAGTCTgaacttattttaaatattttgaactGACATTTACttaaagaggagaaagaagaaaattaatctACCAAATAAAGAAGCAAGAGCTCATAAGATCCTACCTGTCATCAAATGAAGATGTGGTGGAAGAAAGATAGAAGTCTGGCTCTGGTTTCTTGCTCTCCTTCATCCAGCCTCCTCCATCACTTCCATCGCCCCACCGCAAAGAGAAACTATCTGGGGTGTTTGTTTGATCCTCAAACCGTGAGAGGAACCTGAGGACAGAAGCAGTTCAGAGCAGAATCAAGTTTTCAtgccttttctttaaaaagaaaatgctttcaGGCCGTTTCTGGCTGTCAACGGCTTTTCATAAGAAGCAGCAGCTAACTATGCTAATTAATTCACAGCAGAGCTCCCAGATCTGGCTGAAGGGGACAATGTGAGGCGTCTTCCTGAGAGGACGGCCTCCGCCATGGACTGGACACAGCTGTAGGACACAGAGGCAGCTCTTCCCCAGTCACACTCTGTCTTTGACCCAAAAGGTCTCATTTTTGCCACTAAACTAATTATGAAAGCTGATGCTATCCCAAGTTTACCCACTTTACTCACATTAGAGATTTTTCTGTTGATGTAACTTCTATTCTactgttaataaaaatgacaattcAAGGAATTATTTTGAAATGTCTTAAAAGTACATTtagtaaacttaaaaaaagaattcaCTTTTAattgaagttattttaaaagaagtttgtaaagtcaaactgcaacatcatttaatgttttgatgttaattctttttctgaaaatgttcctAAAAACTtgcaatagaaaaaaatcagaagTAAAATTGTGTCATTATTCTAAGTCGACTCAGATATGCAGAATATTCACCACACCTCTACGTCTGGCTACCTTAGCAAACACTCTGCTACCCAATCACAAATCTAGCCAGTACCAAGCCCAGAACATAAACAGGAGTCTGAGTTGAACATTGTCGATGAATCTTTACAAGTTCACAAATCTTTAAAGTCTCCTCTACAAGCAGGAGACAAGACTGAAATGGTTCAATTCCCCGGTGTGCCAACGGAGGTGAACCACTCTGGGTCTCTGAGCAACGCCCTTAACCCCCTAACTGCTCCCCAGGCACCAAACCATGGCAGCCCTCTGCTCTCTAGTAAATCTACAGATGGAGAACCTAATTTACCTtatgggattaataaagtaaaaatgataattactgtaattcttcttattattagaTTATCCAAATCTTCATCAAAATTTCGTACGTCAAGTGTGTAGCTTATAGTTCAGAACTGgtaaataatgattaaaaaacaacaacaaagtaatactacaaatgaaaaaaataatgtacCTCGAGTTGAAGGATccttcatcctcatcttcatcagtaaATCGCCGTCCTTTGGTAGTTTTGGCTCCGACTGGACTCTCCTGCTGGATGATGTGCATGTCTGATGTCACAGAGTGAGAAACTCCGCTGGGgaaaaaatgataaacagaagTAAGATTcagaggaagagaaacagaTTTCTGTTTAAGGACCTGACTTTTCATGAATTTACCTCCTGATGCCCAGACCCATGCCCAGCCTCTCAGCCTGCTCCTTCTTCTTCCCGTCTAATCCCTTCAACTTCTGCTCCTCCATTTTTCTCGTCTGTTCAAGATCTTTAAAGGCCATTTGCACAGATGGAGCGCTGAGGAGGGGGAAGAAAACGGTGGATCAGCTCAAAACAACGACCCATGTGTGGAAGACATCTAAAACAATGAGGGCTGATTGAAGACAGGAAGTAATCTCACATGGACTTCTCGGGCGTAGCGTTCTTGGTGGCGGCAGAGCTCTCTTCTTTCTCTCGGAGTTTGTCAGCAGCCTGAGCCGCCTTCTCCAGCTGTGAGAAACTCTGGCTGCTGACCTTCTGAGCACCCAGGCCACCCTTCTTAGACGCCAactacaaacagaaacaataaaaacacttgttCCCTCATCTGGTTgcatatatattatttaaggCATTACAATGGAAGTGTGTGAACTTACTGTTTTCTTGGGACCAGctggcttttttttaagaagagaaGCTGGCTCTGAAAAAGTTAAGAAACACAATGATGCAGGTTCAATTCAAATGTGCTTAATAAAAGCAGAGAATCACCAGCTTTACAAATCTAAACAAACCTGGGTTAGCTTTTGGAGAAACACTCAATGCTTCCACACTGGGACCCTCCTCTAGATttcctaaaaaaagaaaagtggatgAAGCACAAAACTATTTTAAGATACAACTGGGTGAGTTTTGTTATGCTAAATTATTCACCAGAAACACTGGATACCATTTCTGTCTTCATCTTTTTCCAGGGTCGCAAGCTT
The window above is part of the Melanotaenia boesemani isolate fMelBoe1 chromosome 23, fMelBoe1.pri, whole genome shotgun sequence genome. Proteins encoded here:
- the arfgap3 gene encoding ADP-ribosylation factor GTPase-activating protein 3, translating into MAEPNKQDISAIFKRLRSIPTNKVCFDCTAKNPSWASITYGVFLCIDCSGTHRSLGVHLSFIRSMELDFNWSWFQLRCMQVGGNASATAFFNQHGCTASAANAKYNSRAAQLYREKIKTSATQATRRHGTELWLDSQGPLSPTSPADKQVDFFNLHSQVVPENLNMAKMSLSSSTSEKLATLEKDEDRNGNLEEGPSVEALSVSPKANPEPASLLKKKPAGPKKTLASKKGGLGAQKVSSQSFSQLEKAAQAADKLREKEESSAATKNATPEKSIAPSVQMAFKDLEQTRKMEEQKLKGLDGKKKEQAERLGMGLGIRSGVSHSVTSDMHIIQQESPVGAKTTKGRRFTDEDEDEGSFNSRFLSRFEDQTNTPDSFSLRWGDGSDGGGWMKESKKPEPDFYLSSTTSSFDDRSVARRKAEPLPVSDSGEARKKFGDDVKAISSDMYFGKQDSTEYEAKTRLERLAGNAAISSADLFDDPKKQTGGSYRLTNMLPSAPDMSQLKHGVRSVAGKLSVMASGVVNSIQDHYGS